The Thermodesulfobacteriota bacterium DNA window AAGCTTGGTGTTACAATAGTAATTTTTGGCCAAGGAGAACCATCAGGCAGAGGAACAGTCTCCTTTGTCCAAGGCCAACCAGACTTATCAGACATCGGTAATACTAATTCATCCGTTGAAGGAGAATGCATTCTTATCCCTTTGGGATTGTTTTAAATCAATCAGATGGCGATACAAAGCCATGTATTTGAGTGCTTGAACAGACTGGGAGTACTCTTCAACAACGACCTTACGACAATTTACGGACATTACCGCTAATATATCCGGACAGGTTATCAAATGAACAATTGCATTCCTCAAGCTATCAACGTTTTCAGGTTCCGCCAACACCCCTGTCTCACCGTACCGTACCATATCGGGAAGCCCCCCGACCTTAAAACCTACCACAGGAGTTCCGCATGCCATAGATTCAAGTACAGTATTGGGGAGATTATCCTGTAGGGAAGGGACAACAAACACATCGGCGGCGCTATAAACCATTGAAAGCATTCTGCTGTCAGCAATACGCCCAAGATAGCGATATGGAATTGTTGTATTTATCGTTTCGCCTTCCCTTCCGGAGATCATTAAAAATAAATTTTCTAGATGTTGCATCTCGGTCAAGGCCTTATTTAAATAAATAAATCCTTTTCGTTTATTTCCAACCACATCGGAAATAAACAGAATCACCTTGGCATCTGGTGGAAGACCAAGCGTTTTTCGTGATATTTTTTTATCACGAGGTGCAAATTCTTTTATATCTAAACCGTTTGGAATCACTTTCACGGGGAATTTTTGCAATAGACTGCTTGCTCGAGATTTTTCTGCCAACCATTGGCTTGGTGTCACAATCGTAAACAATTCCGGACATATCTTTTCGAATAAAGTATGTTTCCGCCTCCAAATTTTATATGATATATCGTTTGGATCATTCGACCCAAGTTGCGGACAGGCCCCACAATTTTCTTCATACTTTCCACAACCGATATCGTAATGACAGCCACCAGTAAACGGATTCATATCATGCAGTGTCCAGACAACCGGTATGGTGGTCAGTGCAACCGATGTAAAAAAACTCGAATAATCCAAAAAATTAGCAACCCAATGCAGGTTTATGATATCCGGCTTATTAATTTGTCCTAACAATTCGGTACCGAACGACGTGCGGCAGTCACTAAAAGCCTCATATCCCGACAGCCTAGATCTGATATCCTTATTAAGACTTTGGGCAATCATCTTTCGACGAATATATCTATAAAACCGTCTTGTCGGTTTCCTGGATGGAGAGAATTCATGAACGGTTGGATCAGAAGTCCGCTTAAGGGCCACCATCATGGAAGACTCTGCGGGTAAATCACATAGTCCCCTATGCAACCGATATGCCGCATTAGCTGCTCCTCCTCCGTTATCAGAAAAATTAATATGTAATAACTTCATTCTTCTCATAGCATACACAAATAGTATGCCCACTCAGGATTCTGTATATTTTTGAATGTTGAGCGATAGGAAGTCCTATCTTGCGAGTACCAATATAAATATACCGTTTCAAAACTTTAGGTAGTGGGAGTCGCGATAATTGTAAATTTATATACCATTCTAGATGATAAGACGCTAATGGTTCGTATAGAATTCTTTTTATTTTTACCGGATACTGTGTCTCTAAATATCTAAAAACAGATTTAGACCAACGAGTAACGTGATGAGGTGGCTGATTTAATAAATCATTATCTGCAAGTCTTATAAATCCGGCACTGTTCGGCACACAGATCCATAACCGCCCCGATGGTTTTAACAACCCAATACATGTCTCAATAAAGGCTTTGGGGTCATCACTATGCTCAAGTATTTGAAAATTGCAAACAACATCAAACTTACAACTCATCCCTTTTGAAAAATCAATTAACTCCTCTAAAAATACCGGTAGCCCTAATTGCTTAGCCTCTTCCACAGCATTAGAATTTAATTCGATCCCTGTAGCATCGATCTTTTGGGATATAAGTTTTTTAATGAAATGGCCGGATCCGCAACCGATTTCCAGCACTCTATCACCCTGTTTGATCTCTCTGGAAACAACACGGTGCTCCCATTTATCCTTCATATAATACCAGTCGAAATCCTGTAGCTGCGAATAGAGAGATTCAGAGCCGGTTACCAAAGGAATATAAAACTTCAGGTTGCAACGTTGACAGAGATATAAGTTAATGCGGTCCGATTCGACAAAATCATCAGAAACATCTATATGATAACTGGATTCCCACCCTTCAATGATTCTTTGTACCGGTATCGTATCAACAACAACCGTATTCTCTGATCCACACAAGATACAATTCATGCTTCGAGTATCGCTCACGGATTAGAGGCCCTAATCGGCAGATGGACCAAGGCATACGGAAGTAACCGAATAGAACTTTCCTTCTGCAAGTAACGGTGAACTAATGCCTAACCGATTAAATTTTATCATATATATATAAGCCTTTCATAAAATACTTCACTTTATTATATAGCAAACACCTTCTGGTGAAGCGAATATTTTATTAGCTAAATTGTTCTTGGAAAGATAATCATGCACTGCTCTTGAGCAACCATCCCAAGTATAATAATCATCAATTATTATTACTCCTCCTTTTACAACTTTATCAAAAAGATTTTCTAAACACTCTGTCGTTGATTCGTACCAATCACCGTCTAATCGTAGCACTGCAATTTTCTCATTAAACTTATATAACGTATCTTTGAACCAACCTTTTTGAATTTCATAATCTTTTGCTTTTGCTAACTTCATAGCGATTTCTGCATCATTTACACTTGCTTTACAATTATCAAAATACAATTTTGATTGTTTATTAATTTGCCACTTGATTGCTGCTTTACCATCAATTTCCTTTGCTTTGGGAAGGCCTTCGAAACTATCAAATAAATAGTATTTATTATCTTTAATTATTTCTGAAATTGCGGCTATCATGCCTCCTTTCCACACACCGCATTCGACTATTACACCACTTAACTTTCTGTATCTATAGCATATCTTTAAATTTCCGATAAAAAAATTCAACGGTATCATTGTAAAATTTCTATATTTATAATGTAAATATAGATATTTAATAAACATTAAACTATACTTAAATTTATATATATATTTTTTTACTTTTTTTATCATTTTACATTTAATGAGATCGGATAAACACATCCGCCATCGTTTTTCTGATTTACCAGATCGTCTTTTTTCTTAAATGATTCATCAAAATGGTCTGCCCCAATATTTTGAGCCTTTCATGGGATATCGGAATAATCTTCTTCTATTGTTATCAACTCACCATAAGTGAGGCCATGTTCCCGCTGGTTAATGGTCTGAGTTATATTGATCTTGTCGCTTTGTAAAACAGTAAATGGAGCAACATATTTAACGTAATCGAACTCTTCCAACCCTGAACGCCCAATCCAGATATTGAGATAATACAATCCCGGCATTAACTGTACATTGGGGATGTTGGCCTGGAATGAAAAAATATTTTCATCAGTTGTTTGGAACTCTTTAAATTGATCATAAGCATATATTACCGAAATTTCGGTTTGCGTGACAATTTGTAACCCCACTGTGAACGAAAGGTTTGGTTCTGCGGAATTTCCCGATATTTTAACCCTGACATTTTGTCCCATAAAAAAGGTTTTGCATTCATGGTTTTGATCATTTAACAGTTCAATAGAACGGATACGGACCCTCCCAGACCCACTTCTCACCCATCTTTCAGGTAAATTGCTATCTTGATTGGACGCATCTCTTATATATTTTTCAATTACATCATTCGATTCACCAACAACAGACAAGCTGCCTGATTTAAAAAGAAAGCACCGTTTGCACAGTTGTTGTACCGCTCCCATATTATGACTGACAAAAAGTACGGTTCGTCCTTCCGTAGCCACAGCCCCCATTTTACCCAAACATTTTTTCTGGAAAGAGGCATCCCCCACGGCAAGAACTTCATCGATTAACAAAATTTCCGGTTCTAGGTGGGCTGCCACAGCAAACGCGAGACGAACCTTCATCCCTGAAGAGTAACGTTTAACAGGCGTATCAAGGAACGCCTCTACTTCGGAAAAGGCCACGATTTCGTCAAATTTCCGGTCGATCTCTTTTTTTGACATACCCAGGATAGTGCCATTCAGATAAACATTCTCCCTGCCGGTCAATTCCTGATGGAACCCCGTCCCCACCTCCAGCAGGCTAGACACACGGCCGTTAATAAGAGCCCGGCCTGAAGTCGGTTCTGTAATACGGGACAAAATTTTCAACAGGGTACTCTTTCCTGCCCCGTTTCGTCCGATAATTCCGATTACCTCACCTTGCTTGACCTTAAATGATACATCTTTTAATGCCCAGATAACATCAAGCGCCTCGGATGAACTGGTTTCGAACCTTATCAGATCTTTCAGCTTTTTCAGATTCGAG harbors:
- a CDS encoding glycosyltransferase family 4 protein, which codes for MKLLHINFSDNGGGAANAAYRLHRGLCDLPAESSMMVALKRTSDPTVHEFSPSRKPTRRFYRYIRRKMIAQSLNKDIRSRLSGYEAFSDCRTSFGTELLGQINKPDIINLHWVANFLDYSSFFTSVALTTIPVVWTLHDMNPFTGGCHYDIGCGKYEENCGACPQLGSNDPNDISYKIWRRKHTLFEKICPELFTIVTPSQWLAEKSRASSLLQKFPVKVIPNGLDIKEFAPRDKKISRKTLGLPPDAKVILFISDVVGNKRKGFIYLNKALTEMQHLENLFLMISGREGETINTTIPYRYLGRIADSRMLSMVYSAADVFVVPSLQDNLPNTVLESMACGTPVVGFKVGGLPDMVRYGETGVLAEPENVDSLRNAIVHLITCPDILAVMSVNCRKVVVEEYSQSVQALKYMALYRHLIDLKQSQRDKNAFSFNG
- a CDS encoding ABC transporter ATP-binding protein, with the translated sequence MPDSAIIVEGLSKRYRIGTKEKSSDTFGGAMTKWLKTPFSNLKKLKDLIRFETSSSEALDVIWALKDVSFKVKQGEVIGIIGRNGAGKSTLLKILSRITEPTSGRALINGRVSSLLEVGTGFHQELTGRENVYLNGTILGMSKKEIDRKFDEIVAFSEVEAFLDTPVKRYSSGMKVRLAFAVAAHLEPEILLIDEVLAVGDASFQKKCLGKMGAVATEGRTVLFVSHNMGAVQQLCKRCFLFKSGSLSVVGESNDVIEKYIRDASNQDSNLPERWVRSGSGRVRIRSIELLNDQNHECKTFFMGQNVRVKISGNSAEPNLSFTVGLQIVTQTEISVIYAYDQFKEFQTTDENIFSFQANIPNVQLMPGLYYLNIWIGRSGLEEFDYVKYVAPFTVLQSDKINITQTINQREHGLTYGELITIEEDYSDIP
- a CDS encoding class I SAM-dependent methyltransferase — translated: MKDKWEHRVVSREIKQGDRVLEIGCGSGHFIKKLISQKIDATGIELNSNAVEEAKQLGLPVFLEELIDFSKGMSCKFDVVCNFQILEHSDDPKAFIETCIGLLKPSGRLWICVPNSAGFIRLADNDLLNQPPHHVTRWSKSVFRYLETQYPVKIKRILYEPLASYHLEWYINLQLSRLPLPKVLKRYIYIGTRKIGLPIAQHSKIYRILSGHTICVCYEKNEVITY
- a CDS encoding TylF/MycF/NovP-related O-methyltransferase — protein: MCLSDLIKCKMIKKVKKYIYKFKYSLMFIKYLYLHYKYRNFTMIPLNFFIGNLKICYRYRKLSGVIVECGVWKGGMIAAISEIIKDNKYYLFDSFEGLPKAKEIDGKAAIKWQINKQSKLYFDNCKASVNDAEIAMKLAKAKDYEIQKGWFKDTLYKFNEKIAVLRLDGDWYESTTECLENLFDKVVKGGVIIIDDYYTWDGCSRAVHDYLSKNNLANKIFASPEGVCYIIK